The proteins below are encoded in one region of Stenotrophomonas bentonitica:
- a CDS encoding PH domain-containing protein, with product MSDLSLSPPPLPSPHPLPEQGHWQPLPKRAATLAGIAGAITGALVIGGALGTLWVVLDMPMRWVGAAAMLLPGALIGAVFGYRRQRRTWWRLDAQGLGVRRDLMWQLETRVPLSRVQHLDLRRGPIERTAQLATLVVHTAGSRFSAVSLGGLDQADAERLRDTLGRQLDQDDDAL from the coding sequence CCCGCCTCCGTTACCGTCTCCCCACCCCCTGCCCGAACAGGGCCACTGGCAGCCGTTGCCCAAGCGCGCGGCCACGTTGGCCGGCATTGCCGGCGCCATCACCGGCGCGCTCGTGATCGGCGGCGCGCTGGGCACGCTGTGGGTGGTGCTGGACATGCCGATGCGCTGGGTCGGCGCGGCGGCGATGCTGCTGCCCGGCGCGCTGATCGGTGCGGTGTTCGGCTACCGCCGGCAGCGCCGAACCTGGTGGCGGCTGGACGCGCAGGGGCTGGGCGTGCGCCGCGATCTGATGTGGCAGCTGGAAACCCGGGTACCACTGTCGCGGGTACAGCACCTGGACCTGCGCCGGGGCCCGATCGAGCGCACCGCGCAGCTGGCCACGCTGGTGGTGCACACCGCTGGCAGCCGCTTCAGTGCGGTGTCGCTGGGTGGCCTGGACCAGGCCGATGCCGAACGCCTGCGCGACACGCTGGGCCGGCAGCTGGACCAGGACGATGACGCACTGTGA
- a CDS encoding PH domain-containing protein: MSTQTPDDDAPDQRLHPWSWLFVLLMQLRQFLLPLVALVVFGNRGDRDEMWSNLAALVVIVVLVAISILQYLTYHYRIGRDAISVRSGVVSRNRREIPFARIHNVVVHQNPLHRMFNVAELRLESAGGNRPEAEMRVLRLDQALALEQLVRQRGQQPVAAAEPGGEAATALPADDVLLQLDTADVVRIGLLSDRGWVVVLALFGASYQLFPRDTVNDAIEYGGRQAFGYANHLHPATWVWVVAALVLVVGFWVTLRVLSVAMALLRYHGFRLTEHERRLTVASGLLTRMRTSVARRRIQAWTLRESALQRWFKRRHLRIDIAAGVSNNGERRDLRELAPLATPQACDALVQHLLPQLQWPPPQWNAVPQRGWWRLCLPALVIVPLLAAGAVWEVGPWGALILAWLPWSALRAHRTMARMGYHLDARYVAVRGGWWQRWWRFAELDKLQALRLQRSPLDRWLGTSSVWLDTAGAHGSVGLCLRYLPEDEARVVFERLNAAFVKRRVGR, encoded by the coding sequence GTGAGTACGCAGACGCCTGACGACGACGCGCCCGACCAGCGCCTGCACCCGTGGTCGTGGCTGTTCGTGCTGCTGATGCAGCTGCGCCAGTTCCTGCTGCCGCTGGTGGCGCTGGTGGTGTTCGGCAACCGCGGCGACCGCGACGAGATGTGGTCGAACCTGGCCGCGCTGGTGGTGATCGTGGTGCTGGTGGCGATCTCGATCCTGCAGTACCTGACTTACCACTACCGGATCGGGCGCGATGCGATCAGCGTGCGCAGCGGGGTGGTTTCACGCAACCGCCGCGAGATTCCGTTCGCGCGCATCCACAACGTGGTGGTGCACCAGAATCCGCTGCACCGCATGTTCAACGTGGCCGAGCTGCGCCTGGAGTCGGCCGGCGGCAATCGGCCCGAAGCGGAAATGCGCGTGCTGCGACTGGACCAGGCCCTGGCGCTCGAGCAGCTGGTCCGCCAGCGCGGACAGCAGCCGGTGGCCGCCGCCGAGCCCGGCGGCGAAGCGGCAACGGCACTCCCCGCTGATGACGTGCTGCTGCAGCTGGACACCGCCGACGTGGTCCGGATCGGGCTGTTGTCCGACCGCGGCTGGGTGGTGGTGCTGGCGCTGTTCGGTGCGTCCTACCAGCTGTTCCCGCGCGACACGGTCAACGACGCGATCGAGTACGGCGGCCGCCAGGCGTTCGGCTACGCCAACCACCTGCATCCGGCCACGTGGGTCTGGGTGGTCGCCGCGCTGGTGCTGGTGGTGGGCTTCTGGGTGACGCTGCGGGTGTTGTCGGTGGCGATGGCGTTGCTGCGTTACCACGGCTTCCGGTTGACCGAACACGAGCGCCGCCTGACCGTGGCCAGCGGCCTGCTCACCCGCATGCGCACCAGCGTGGCGCGGCGCAGGATCCAGGCCTGGACCCTGCGTGAGAGCGCACTGCAGCGCTGGTTCAAGCGCCGCCACCTGCGCATCGATATTGCCGCCGGGGTGTCGAACAATGGCGAACGCCGCGACCTGCGCGAGCTGGCACCGCTGGCCACGCCGCAGGCCTGCGATGCGCTGGTGCAGCACCTGCTGCCACAGCTGCAATGGCCACCACCTCAGTGGAACGCGGTGCCGCAACGGGGCTGGTGGCGGCTGTGCCTGCCGGCCCTGGTGATCGTGCCGCTGCTGGCGGCCGGTGCGGTGTGGGAAGTGGGTCCATGGGGAGCGTTGATACTGGCGTGGCTGCCATGGTCGGCGCTGCGCGCGCATCGCACGATGGCGCGCATGGGGTACCACCTGGACGCCCGCTACGTGGCGGTGCGCGGTGGCTGGTGGCAGCGCTGGTGGCGCTTTGCCGAGCTGGACAAGCTGCAGGCGCTGCGGCTGCAGCGCTCGCCGCTGGACCGTTGGCTGGGCACCAGCAGCGTCTGGCTGGATACGGCGGGGGCGCATGGCAGCGTGGGCCTGTGCCTGCGGTACCTGCCGGAGGATGAGGCGCGGGTGGTGTTTGAGCGGTTGAACGCGGCGTTTGTGAAGCGGCGCGTGGGGCGCTGA
- a CDS encoding CDP-glycerol glycerophosphotransferase family protein, whose product MMAEYLLFATERYALPILAPLAQALHASGQSVSAWFTDGAAGASLPGVPDIGLQQALALRPRAVFSAANWVPPFIAGAKVQVFHGFNVQKRDSARGHFRVRGLFDLYCTQGPATTAPFRELAAREGHFAVAETGWPKLDPLFLDDADASAALRAPAQGRPVILFGSTFTERLSAAPHLFEQIAADIAGGAHYWLLTLHPKCPPELFARYRALAGPNAAFIEPEQVMAAQRAADVLVSDTSSIVSEFVVQHKPVVTFRNRVPQPHMIDFDDPSQLPAMLARALHPEPVLMAEIRRYADDIHPWRDGRSSERVIAATEDFLSGEMGVLKRKPFGAWTRGLQIRKDLGYWGPSRR is encoded by the coding sequence ATGATGGCCGAGTACCTGCTGTTTGCGACGGAGCGCTATGCGCTGCCTATTCTCGCCCCGTTGGCCCAGGCGTTGCACGCGTCCGGCCAATCGGTGTCGGCATGGTTCACCGACGGCGCGGCCGGGGCCAGCCTCCCGGGCGTGCCGGATATCGGCCTGCAGCAGGCGCTGGCGCTGCGCCCACGGGCGGTGTTCAGCGCGGCCAACTGGGTGCCGCCGTTCATCGCCGGGGCCAAGGTGCAGGTCTTCCACGGCTTCAATGTACAGAAGCGCGACAGTGCGCGTGGCCACTTCCGGGTGCGCGGGTTGTTCGACCTGTACTGCACGCAGGGGCCGGCGACCACCGCGCCGTTCCGGGAGCTGGCCGCGCGCGAAGGCCACTTCGCGGTGGCCGAGACCGGCTGGCCGAAGCTGGACCCGCTGTTCCTGGACGATGCCGACGCCAGCGCCGCCCTGCGCGCACCGGCGCAGGGCCGGCCGGTGATCCTGTTCGGGTCGACCTTCACCGAGCGCCTCAGCGCCGCCCCGCACCTGTTCGAACAGATTGCCGCCGACATTGCCGGGGGCGCCCACTACTGGCTGCTGACCCTGCACCCCAAGTGCCCGCCGGAGCTGTTCGCCCGGTATCGCGCGCTGGCCGGTCCGAACGCGGCGTTCATCGAGCCCGAGCAGGTCATGGCCGCGCAGCGTGCCGCCGACGTGCTGGTGTCGGACACCTCGTCGATCGTGTCCGAGTTCGTGGTCCAGCACAAACCGGTGGTGACCTTCCGCAACCGGGTACCGCAGCCGCACATGATCGATTTCGACGACCCGTCGCAGCTGCCGGCCATGCTTGCGCGCGCGCTGCATCCGGAGCCGGTGTTGATGGCCGAGATCAGGCGCTATGCCGACGACATCCACCCGTGGCGCGATGGGCGCTCCAGCGAGCGCGTCATCGCCGCGACCGAGGATTTCCTCTCAGGCGAAATGGGGGTGCTCAAGCGCAAGCCGTTCGGCGCGTGGACGCGCGGGCTGCAGATCCGAAAGGACCTGGGATATTGGGGCCCCTCACGCCGGTAG
- a CDS encoding glycosyltransferase family 2 protein: MSSTTAPVERPRISACIIAFNEADRIGDCLASLAFCDEVIVVDSYSTDATVALATAAGARVLQRPFDGFRSQKAFCVEQATHDWVLCLDADERVSDTLREAIQAAQASGFTGHHGYRFARLSEYFGKFLRHGNAYPDRVLRLFDRRHGGWRGKREIHEAASVDGSVGTLRGDLIHYPYRSLEQQLAKTQRYARMMAEHEFARGKRATLAKLVLAPAWRFWRGLLLRGGFRDGWHGLVYAYVRANYVRQKTIMLWMLQHGQPVADPPRGGDAP; the protein is encoded by the coding sequence ATGTCCTCCACGACCGCTCCCGTTGAACGGCCTCGCATTTCGGCCTGCATTATCGCGTTCAATGAGGCAGACCGCATCGGCGACTGCCTGGCCTCGCTGGCCTTCTGCGACGAGGTGATCGTCGTGGACTCGTATTCCACCGATGCCACCGTGGCCCTGGCCACGGCCGCCGGGGCGCGGGTGCTGCAGCGACCGTTCGACGGCTTCCGCAGCCAGAAGGCGTTCTGCGTGGAGCAGGCCACGCACGACTGGGTGCTGTGCCTGGACGCCGACGAGCGGGTCAGCGACACCCTGCGCGAGGCGATCCAGGCAGCCCAGGCCAGCGGCTTCACCGGCCACCATGGCTACCGTTTCGCACGCCTGTCCGAGTACTTCGGCAAGTTCCTGCGCCACGGCAATGCCTACCCGGACCGGGTGCTGCGCCTGTTCGACCGCCGCCATGGCGGCTGGCGCGGCAAGCGCGAGATCCACGAAGCGGCCAGCGTCGACGGCAGCGTCGGCACCCTGCGCGGCGACCTCATCCACTACCCCTACCGTTCGCTGGAACAGCAGCTGGCCAAGACCCAGCGCTACGCGCGGATGATGGCCGAACACGAATTCGCCCGCGGCAAGCGCGCCACCCTGGCCAAGCTGGTGCTGGCACCCGCGTGGCGGTTCTGGCGCGGGCTGCTGCTGCGCGGCGGCTTCCGCGACGGCTGGCACGGGCTGGTGTACGCCTACGTGCGGGCCAACTACGTGCGCCAGAAGACCATCATGCTGTGGATGCTGCAGCACGGGCAGCCGGTGGCCGACCCGCCGCGCGGCGGCGACGCCCCCTGA
- a CDS encoding glycosyltransferase yields the protein MKILYTNFHAGDGGGHTTYLASLARALSPRHQLFMAAPADSRVLRVVREERIAEPVEIAFSSGLPTLGRQWADLRTLRRLIVTQGIDIVHANGARDHRVAMEAVAGLSRRPKLVFTKHNSKPSNTLGNAARARWGTDRVIAVSAHTRQMLLDSPYRHCPIDVVRNGVDLQRFSPVGPGEGAALRARWTTDPEALVLVSNAGTDDHKGWIDLARAIATLPAPIRSKVHMAVAGRDPDPQLVAEVARLGVAAQVHFAGLLEDIRPFVASGDAGFVLSWDVETISFACREMMAMGKPVMVSDYAGLPENITHGEDGWIVPVRNVAAIAAQVEALYALRGTLPAVGQAARARAERDFGLETFSRLTEASYAAVLGEAASAVR from the coding sequence ATGAAGATCCTCTACACCAACTTCCACGCCGGCGATGGAGGTGGCCACACCACCTACCTCGCGTCACTGGCCCGCGCCCTGTCGCCCCGCCACCAGCTGTTCATGGCGGCGCCGGCCGACAGTCGGGTGCTGCGCGTGGTCCGCGAGGAGCGCATTGCCGAACCGGTGGAGATCGCCTTCAGCAGTGGCCTGCCCACGCTGGGACGGCAATGGGCCGACCTGCGCACCCTGCGCCGGTTGATCGTCACCCAGGGCATCGACATCGTGCACGCCAACGGCGCGCGCGACCACCGCGTGGCGATGGAGGCGGTGGCCGGCCTGTCGCGGCGACCGAAGCTGGTGTTCACCAAGCACAACAGCAAGCCCAGCAACACGCTGGGCAACGCGGCGCGCGCCCGCTGGGGCACCGACCGGGTGATCGCCGTGTCCGCGCACACCCGCCAGATGCTGCTCGACAGTCCCTACCGCCACTGCCCGATCGACGTGGTCCGCAACGGCGTGGACCTGCAGCGCTTCTCGCCGGTCGGCCCCGGCGAAGGCGCCGCGCTGCGCGCGCGCTGGACGACCGACCCCGAAGCGCTGGTGCTGGTCAGCAACGCCGGCACCGACGACCACAAGGGCTGGATCGACCTGGCGCGCGCCATCGCCACCCTGCCCGCACCGATCCGCAGCAAGGTGCACATGGCGGTGGCCGGGCGCGATCCGGACCCGCAGCTGGTCGCTGAAGTGGCACGGCTGGGGGTTGCCGCGCAGGTGCATTTCGCCGGCCTGCTCGAAGACATCCGGCCGTTCGTGGCCAGTGGCGACGCAGGCTTCGTGCTGTCCTGGGACGTCGAAACCATCTCCTTCGCCTGCCGCGAAATGATGGCGATGGGCAAACCGGTGATGGTCAGCGACTATGCGGGCCTGCCGGAGAACATCACCCACGGCGAGGATGGCTGGATCGTGCCGGTGCGGAACGTTGCGGCGATCGCCGCGCAGGTGGAAGCGCTGTACGCCCTGCGCGGCACCTTGCCGGCGGTAGGCCAGGCGGCGCGCGCGCGCGCCGAGCGGGACTTCGGGCTGGAGACCTTCAGCCGACTGACCGAAGCCAGCTACGCCGCCGTGCTGGGCGAGGCCGCGTCAGCCGTTCGCTGA
- a CDS encoding O-antigen ligase family protein, with translation MNHALSRPAGIHPALAWVFTMALGLSPVLLMSTMDGGSAGYYGLVLLSFIVLAWVRRPAHGTIWCDNRREYLWMVAGMAVLLVGVLTSLVVHGIWKGSEVEKAVRFLTVGLILAAALRVPRHILAHATLGLLGGIWYAVINVAWLVLSTGERPATRQFNAVTYGDLTLLFSMIAFLLLGLRITRFRRIEFALKLVSGIAGVAAFLATQTRGGLLAIPFFLFIAMLVQGRRMNRLKLLAAALLLGVAGLIVASDASMRQRIHLGVSEFDQCQVAHLSDTSVCIRLQLWSAAGHMIRSEPVFGVGGGDRFREELAKLADAKQVTPTVARDFGETHNDLLYFLATYGVLGGLGLVLLYIAPGWLFARRLRLDMTDRPTRLFAGAGLMICVGFAVFGITEMMFRDMRTASFYATWMACFLALSDPLRLRSANG, from the coding sequence GTGAACCACGCGCTTTCCCGTCCCGCCGGCATCCACCCCGCATTGGCCTGGGTGTTCACCATGGCACTCGGCCTTTCGCCGGTGCTGCTGATGTCGACCATGGACGGCGGCAGCGCGGGCTACTACGGGCTGGTACTGCTCAGCTTCATCGTGCTGGCCTGGGTGCGCCGGCCGGCCCACGGCACGATCTGGTGCGACAACCGCCGCGAATACCTGTGGATGGTGGCGGGCATGGCGGTGCTGCTGGTGGGGGTGCTCACCAGCCTGGTGGTGCATGGGATCTGGAAAGGGTCCGAAGTCGAGAAGGCCGTGCGTTTCCTTACCGTGGGGCTGATCCTGGCCGCCGCGCTGCGGGTGCCGCGCCACATCCTTGCCCACGCTACGCTCGGCCTGCTCGGTGGGATCTGGTATGCGGTCATCAACGTGGCCTGGCTGGTGCTGAGCACGGGTGAACGGCCGGCCACCCGGCAGTTCAATGCGGTGACCTACGGAGACCTGACCCTGCTGTTCTCGATGATCGCGTTCCTGCTGCTGGGCCTGCGCATCACCCGTTTCCGCCGGATCGAGTTCGCCCTGAAGCTGGTCAGCGGCATCGCCGGCGTCGCGGCGTTCCTGGCCACACAGACCCGGGGTGGGCTGTTGGCGATTCCCTTTTTCCTGTTCATCGCCATGCTGGTGCAGGGCCGGCGCATGAACCGCCTGAAGCTGCTGGCAGCGGCGCTGCTGCTGGGCGTGGCCGGCCTGATCGTGGCCAGCGATGCATCGATGCGCCAGCGCATCCACCTGGGCGTGAGCGAGTTCGATCAGTGCCAGGTGGCGCACTTGTCCGATACCTCGGTGTGCATCCGCCTGCAGCTGTGGAGCGCGGCCGGGCACATGATCCGCAGCGAGCCGGTATTCGGCGTTGGCGGCGGCGACCGCTTCCGCGAAGAGCTGGCCAAGCTGGCCGACGCCAAGCAGGTCACGCCGACGGTCGCGCGTGATTTCGGCGAAACCCATAACGACCTGCTGTACTTCCTGGCCACCTACGGCGTGCTGGGCGGGCTGGGGCTGGTGCTGCTGTACATCGCGCCCGGCTGGCTGTTCGCGCGCCGCCTGCGGCTGGACATGACCGACCGACCCACGCGCCTGTTCGCCGGCGCGGGCCTGATGATCTGCGTGGGCTTCGCCGTGTTCGGGATCACCGAAATGATGTTCCGCGACATGCGCACCGCCTCGTTCTATGCCACCTGGATGGCCTGCTTCCTGGCCCTTTCCGACCCACTGCGGCTGCGCTCAGCGAACGGCTGA
- a CDS encoding ArnT family glycosyltransferase produces the protein MLTTRQSRDFWLLAITALLVLGAGLGMRDPWPSDEPRFALVAKQMVLSGDWLFPHRGTELYSDKPPMLMWLQATLYTLLRDWRVAFLLPTLLAALGTLACVYDLGRRLWTRKVGLYAAWALLFAVHFTFQAKKAQIDPLVVFFITLANYGLLRHLLCGPAWRWWWLGWFAAGLGVITKGVGVLALFMLVPALVAVALGWPRVRLDLRNWRFWLGPVAFAAAVALWLVPMVLAATASGQVEYRAYMNDILFRQTAKRYAQSWDHHQPWWYFLATMPSMWVPAFLLVPWAIPAWWRRLRRRDPRYLLLLGWWLLIVLFFSIPHGKRDVYILPALPIFCLALAPLLPGLLRRRDVQWVLGGFAALLTVALLGVGVAMLGGEPGFERRLILERGIDASVTAALGWVGIALGSWGVVSLLFSGPRRFHLAVMSILAMAWVAYGLVGYPLFNDSSSARGLMREVGERIGPDAELGLVGWKEQNLLMSDRPVRTFGFKRRWYRQLQDGVAWQAEAPERRWLLVQQAALLECVDRDQAERIGVANRRGWWLVPAHAFVGPCLPSAVDLARIRREQGKEDGED, from the coding sequence ATGCTGACGACACGCCAATCGAGGGACTTCTGGTTGCTCGCCATCACCGCCCTGCTGGTACTGGGGGCGGGGTTGGGCATGCGGGACCCGTGGCCGTCGGACGAGCCGCGCTTCGCACTGGTGGCCAAGCAGATGGTGCTGAGCGGGGACTGGCTGTTCCCGCACCGTGGTACCGAGCTGTACTCCGACAAGCCACCGATGCTGATGTGGCTGCAGGCTACCCTGTACACGCTGCTGCGCGACTGGCGGGTGGCGTTCCTGCTGCCCACCCTGTTGGCAGCGCTGGGCACCCTGGCCTGCGTGTACGACCTCGGTCGCCGCCTGTGGACCCGCAAGGTCGGCCTGTACGCCGCCTGGGCGCTGCTGTTCGCGGTCCACTTCACCTTCCAGGCCAAGAAGGCCCAGATCGACCCGCTGGTGGTGTTCTTCATCACCCTCGCCAACTATGGACTGCTGCGCCATCTGCTGTGCGGTCCGGCCTGGCGCTGGTGGTGGCTGGGCTGGTTCGCGGCCGGGCTGGGCGTGATCACCAAGGGCGTCGGGGTGCTGGCGCTGTTCATGCTGGTGCCGGCGCTGGTCGCGGTGGCGCTGGGATGGCCGCGGGTACGGCTGGACCTGCGCAACTGGCGGTTCTGGCTGGGTCCGGTGGCGTTCGCTGCGGCCGTGGCGCTGTGGCTGGTGCCGATGGTGCTGGCCGCTACCGCCAGTGGCCAGGTCGAGTACCGCGCGTACATGAACGACATCCTGTTCCGGCAGACGGCCAAGCGCTACGCGCAGTCCTGGGACCACCACCAGCCGTGGTGGTACTTCCTGGCCACCATGCCGTCGATGTGGGTCCCGGCCTTCCTGCTGGTGCCCTGGGCCATTCCAGCCTGGTGGCGGCGACTGCGCCGGCGCGACCCGCGCTACCTGCTGCTGCTGGGCTGGTGGTTGCTCATCGTGCTGTTCTTCTCGATTCCGCACGGCAAGCGCGACGTCTACATCCTGCCGGCGTTGCCGATCTTCTGCCTGGCGCTGGCACCGCTGCTGCCGGGCCTGCTGCGCAGGCGTGACGTGCAGTGGGTGCTGGGCGGGTTTGCCGCGCTGCTGACCGTGGCGCTGCTGGGCGTGGGCGTGGCGATGCTGGGCGGCGAGCCTGGCTTCGAGCGCCGGCTGATCCTGGAGCGGGGAATCGATGCGTCGGTGACCGCCGCACTCGGCTGGGTCGGCATCGCGCTGGGCAGCTGGGGCGTGGTCAGCCTGTTGTTCAGCGGGCCGCGCCGCTTCCACCTGGCCGTGATGTCGATCCTGGCGATGGCCTGGGTCGCCTACGGGCTGGTGGGGTACCCGTTGTTCAACGATTCCAGCTCCGCGCGCGGGCTGATGCGCGAGGTGGGCGAACGGATCGGCCCCGACGCCGAGCTGGGGCTGGTGGGCTGGAAGGAGCAGAACCTGCTCATGTCCGACCGCCCCGTGCGCACCTTCGGCTTCAAGCGGCGCTGGTACCGGCAGTTGCAGGACGGCGTCGCCTGGCAGGCCGAAGCGCCCGAGCGGCGCTGGCTGCTCGTGCAGCAGGCGGCACTGCTGGAATGCGTGGACCGCGACCAGGCCGAGCGGATCGGCGTGGCCAACCGGCGTGGCTGGTGGCTGGTGCCGGCACACGCCTTCGTCGGGCCCTGCCTGCCCAGCGCCGTGGACCTGGCCAGGATCCGGCGCGAGCAGGGCAAGGAAGACGGCGAGGACTAG
- the rsmB gene encoding 16S rRNA (cytosine(967)-C(5))-methyltransferase RsmB yields the protein MAHPRQGKPSPQLSSMAPGVPTRVLAARVLAQVIGRGRSLKAELTTALPSLDDSRDRALLEALCFAVLRRRTAYDAALAKWMQRPLGARDEELRALLLVGFAQLDALDLPAHAALSATVEAARALGRERQAGMVNALLRRAQRDGIPAVPARDAFPKWLAEQIEQDWPDQAEAIFSESLTPAPLWLRVNRQQGDRAAMLQRLEAAGIAAEATDLAADAIRLPVPVAVTALPGFSDGALSVQDLSAQQVADALAPRPGARVLDACAAPGGKSAHLLERDPSLRLLALDIDPRRLKRISETFARTGVGEHAQVRAADATDPASWWDGEPFDVILLDAPCSATGIIRRQPDVLLHRRATDIPTLVALQARLLDACFGMLAPGGTLLYATCSILREENQFQVEAFLQRTPRAGFLPLGDAYGHDSWAGRQRLPGEHGADGFFYARLLKKG from the coding sequence ATGGCACATCCCCGCCAGGGCAAACCGTCCCCGCAGCTGTCTTCGATGGCCCCGGGCGTTCCGACCCGCGTGCTGGCCGCGCGCGTGCTGGCCCAGGTGATCGGCCGTGGCCGGTCGCTCAAGGCCGAACTCACCACTGCATTGCCCAGCCTGGACGACAGCCGCGACCGCGCGCTGCTCGAAGCGCTGTGCTTTGCCGTGCTGCGCCGGCGTACCGCGTACGACGCGGCACTGGCGAAATGGATGCAGCGTCCGCTGGGGGCGCGCGACGAAGAGCTGCGCGCGCTGCTGCTGGTCGGCTTCGCGCAGCTGGATGCGCTGGACCTGCCGGCGCACGCCGCGCTCTCGGCCACGGTCGAGGCCGCGCGCGCGCTGGGTCGCGAGCGCCAGGCCGGCATGGTCAACGCCCTGCTGCGCCGGGCCCAGCGTGATGGCATTCCGGCCGTGCCGGCACGCGACGCCTTCCCGAAGTGGCTGGCCGAGCAGATCGAACAGGACTGGCCCGACCAGGCCGAGGCGATCTTCAGCGAAAGCCTCACCCCGGCGCCGCTGTGGCTGCGGGTAAACCGCCAGCAGGGCGACCGCGCGGCGATGCTGCAGCGCCTGGAAGCGGCCGGCATCGCGGCAGAAGCCACCGACCTGGCCGCCGATGCGATCCGCCTGCCGGTGCCGGTGGCGGTGACCGCACTGCCGGGCTTCAGCGACGGCGCGCTGTCGGTGCAGGACCTCTCCGCACAGCAGGTGGCCGACGCCCTGGCGCCGCGCCCCGGCGCGCGCGTGCTGGATGCCTGCGCCGCACCGGGCGGCAAGTCCGCACACCTGCTCGAGCGCGATCCCAGCCTGCGCCTGCTGGCACTGGACATCGACCCGCGCCGGCTCAAGCGGATCAGCGAGACCTTCGCCCGCACCGGCGTGGGCGAACACGCCCAGGTCCGGGCGGCCGATGCCACCGACCCGGCCAGCTGGTGGGACGGCGAGCCGTTCGATGTGATCCTGCTCGATGCGCCGTGCTCGGCGACCGGCATCATCCGCCGTCAGCCGGACGTGCTGCTGCACCGCCGTGCTACCGACATCCCGACCCTGGTCGCGCTGCAGGCACGCCTGCTCGACGCCTGTTTCGGCATGCTCGCCCCCGGTGGCACCCTGTTGTACGCGACATGTTCGATCCTGCGAGAAGAAAACCAGTTCCAGGTCGAGGCGTTCCTGCAGCGCACGCCGCGCGCGGGATTCCTGCCACTGGGTGACGCTTACGGTCATGATTCCTGGGCCGGGCGCCAGCGCCTGCCGGGCGAACACGGTGCCGATGGCTTCTTTTATGCGCGCCTGCTGAAAAAGGGGTAA
- the fmt gene encoding methionyl-tRNA formyltransferase → MKIVFAGTPEFAVSSLRAAARHHEVVGVYTQPDRPAGRGRGLMPSPVKLEAIARGIPVFQPESLKTPEAQQQLRDLQPDLMVVVAYGLILPKAVLAIPTHGCWNVHASLLPRWRGAAPIQRAIQAGDAETGVCLMQMEAGLDTGPVLLRQHTPIQAGELGGSLHDRLAELGAQVLSDGLGLLRAGLKPIAQPQPAQGVTYAHKLDKAEARLDWSDDAQVLERTVRAFNPWPIAEAQLAGERVRIHGALALADNQGKAPGTLLAVGREGIDIACGQGALRLRVLQREGGKAITAADYLNARRDLVVGG, encoded by the coding sequence ATGAAGATCGTCTTTGCCGGTACGCCTGAGTTCGCCGTGTCGTCGCTGCGCGCTGCCGCGCGCCACCATGAGGTGGTGGGCGTGTACACCCAGCCGGACCGCCCGGCCGGCCGCGGACGTGGGCTGATGCCCTCGCCGGTGAAGCTGGAGGCCATCGCCCGGGGCATTCCGGTGTTCCAGCCCGAATCGCTGAAGACGCCGGAGGCCCAGCAGCAGCTGCGCGACCTGCAGCCGGACCTGATGGTGGTGGTGGCCTACGGGCTGATCCTGCCCAAGGCCGTGCTGGCCATCCCCACCCATGGCTGCTGGAACGTGCACGCCTCGCTGCTGCCGCGCTGGCGCGGCGCCGCGCCGATCCAGCGCGCGATCCAGGCCGGCGACGCCGAAACCGGCGTGTGCCTGATGCAGATGGAGGCCGGGCTGGACACCGGCCCGGTGCTGCTGCGCCAGCACACCCCGATCCAGGCCGGCGAGCTCGGCGGGTCGTTGCACGACCGCCTTGCCGAACTCGGCGCGCAGGTGCTGTCCGACGGCCTGGGCCTGCTGCGTGCCGGCCTCAAGCCGATCGCGCAGCCGCAGCCGGCGCAGGGCGTGACCTACGCGCACAAGCTGGACAAGGCCGAGGCGCGGCTGGACTGGTCCGACGATGCGCAGGTGCTGGAACGGACCGTGCGCGCGTTCAACCCGTGGCCGATCGCCGAAGCCCAGCTGGCCGGCGAGCGCGTGCGCATCCACGGTGCGCTGGCGCTGGCCGACAACCAGGGCAAGGCGCCGGGCACCCTGCTGGCGGTCGGCCGCGAGGGCATCGACATCGCCTGCGGCCAAGGCGCGCTGCGCCTGCGCGTGCTGCAGCGTGAGGGCGGCAAGGCGATCACCGCCGCCGATTACCTCAACGCGCGGCGCGACCTGGTCGTAGGGGGCTGA